The Medicago truncatula cultivar Jemalong A17 chromosome 4, MtrunA17r5.0-ANR, whole genome shotgun sequence genome includes a region encoding these proteins:
- the LOC25492835 gene encoding tricalbin-3 gives MILQQASPTFHFSLCPCNNNYASNSLLSFPLSKTMKKRLFSNHYSYRKFRRKKWTLYSSSIQKQSATTSNPKFANSSKRGAKSFVFDGRISNSNDELEVEGGEVELRDSQVQLGSNFTTFQEDPIVDKLRTQLGVIHPIPSPPINRHVAGLFVFFFFVGVVFDKLWTFRRRRNKVSSEDSFRGVWPQVPTSFSLFLEKDLQRKESVEWVNMVLGKLWKVYRGGLENWIIGLLQPVIDDLKKPDYVERVEIKQFSLGDEPLSVRNVERRTSRRVNDLQYQIGLRYTGGARMLLSLSLKFGIIPIVVPVGVRDFDIDGELWVKLRLIPTAPWVGAASWAFVSLPKIKFELSPFRLFNLMAIPVLSMFLTKLLTVDLPRLFVRPNKIVLDFEKGKAVGPVTVGPVVDGVKSGEMQEGNMDSVGELSVTLVDARKLPYFFGKTDPYVILSLGDQTIRSKKNSQTTVIGAPGMPIWNQDFHMLVSNPKKQKLSIQVKDALGFADLTIGTGEVDLGSLQDTVPTDRIVALQGGWVFLRKGSSGEILLRLTYKAYVEDEEDDKTEEDSIDIDVSDDELSDTEEANVTDKMGVRESAYPTDKESFMDVLAAIIVSEEFQGIVASETGFTKGLDNGSNTGSKASKSPVANAESIPPSADNSEGSSGGSALFWLAVITSIAVLIAVNISGSSIFNP, from the exons ATGATTCTTCAACAAGCTTCTCCTACTTTTCACTTCTCTCTTTGTCCCTGCAACAACAATTATGCTTCCAATTCTCTTCTTTCCTTTCCCCTTTCCAAAACCATGAAAAAGCGCTTATTTTCAAATCACTACTCATATCGCAAATTCCGTAGAAAAAAATGGACCCTTTATTCCTCTTCTATTCAAAAACAATCTGCAACTACTTCCAATCCCAAATTCGCTAATTCTTCTAAAAGGGGTGcgaaaagttttgtttttgatggcagaatttcaaattcaaatgatgAACTTGAAGTTGAAGGTGGTGAAGTTGAATTAAGGGATTCGCAGGTTCAATTGGGTTCAAATTTTACTACTTTTCAAGAGGATCCAATTGTGGATAAGCTTAGAACTCAGTTGGGTGTGATTCACCCGATTCCATCGCCTCCTATTAACCGACACGTTGCtggtttgtttgtgttttttttctttgttggtgttgtttttgataaattatGGACTTTTAGAAGAAGGAGGAACAAAGTTAGTAGTGAAGATAGTTTTCGCGGTGTGTGGCCGCAGGTTCCTACTAGTTTTTCGTTGTTTTTGGAGAAGGATTTGCAGAGGAAAGAGTCAGTTGAATGGGTGAACATGGTGTTAGGGAAGTTGTGGAAGGTTTATAGAGGTGGACTTGAGAATTGGATTATTGGGTTACTTCAACCTGttattgatgatttgaagaagccTGATTATGTTGAAAGAGTTGAGATTAAGCAATTCTCATTAGGGGATGAACCTTTGTCTGTTAGGAATGTTGAACGTAGGACTTCCCGCCGTGTCAATGATTTACA GTACCAGATAGGCCTTAGGTATACTGGAGGTGCTCGCATGCTGTTAAGTCTTTCTCTTAAATTTGGCATTATTCCGATTGTTGTACCTGTTGGTGTTCGAGATTTTGACATTGATGGTGAACTTTgggtaaaattgagattaatacCAACAGCTCCTTGGGTCGGAGCTGCTTCATGGGCTTTTGTTTCACTTCCAAAGATCAAGTTTGAACTGTCTCCATTTCGTTTGTTCAACTTAATGG CAATTCCAGTTCTCTCGAT GTTTTTGACCAAACTTCTTACAGTAGATTTACCTAGACTATTTGTACGGCCaaacaaaattgttttggattttgagaaGGGAAAAGCTGTTGGTCCCGTCACTGTTGGTCCTGTCGTTGATGGTGTTAAATCTGGAGAAATGCAAGAAGGAAACATGGATTCTGTTGGTGAACTCTCCGTCACTCTTGTGGATGCTCGAAAGCttccttatttttttg GCAAGACAGATCCATATGTTATTCTTAGCCTTGGAGATCAAACCATACGCAGCAAAAAGAACAGTCAAACTACTGTCATTGGCGCCCCTGGAATGCCAATTTGGAATCAg GATTTCCATATGCTTGTTTCCAACCCTAAAAAGCAGAAGTTAAGTATCCAAGTTAAGGACGCTCTGGGATTTGCAGATTTGACCATTGGTACTGGAGAG GTTGATTTGGGATCTCTTCAAGACACTGTACCAACAGACAGAATTGTTGCTTTACAAGGGGGTTGGGTTTTTTTACGAAAGGGCTCGTCTGGGGAGATATTGCTTAGGCTAACATATAAAGCATATGTGGAGGATGAGGAAGATGACAAGACTGAGGAGGATTCCATTGATATAGATGTTTCAGACGATGAGTTGTCTGATACAGAAGAAGCAAATGTCACTGATAAGATGGGCGTAAGAGAATCTGCGTACCCAACAGATAAAGAATCATTTATGGATGTTTTGGCTGCAATAATTGTTAGCGAGGAATTCCAAGGGATAGTAGCATCTGAAACAGGGTTTACCAAAGGTTTGGATAATGGCTCAAATACAGGGTCTAAAGCATCAAAATC